GTGCCCACCATGTCTTCGGTCATCGACATTTACCGGGTGCGGCGCATGGTTGAGTGTGGGGCCCTGCGCCAGGCCTGGCACAAGCATGCGGCGATCAAGACGATGCGCGCAGCGGTCGAGGACGCCAAAATCAAGCGCGAGGCCGCCGATTGGCTGGGCGTGGGCAGCGCCAACATGAAATTTCACGCCGCCGTGGTCGATCTCCTCGACAGTGCCCGGATCAGCGACTTTTACGAGCGTATCGCTGCGGAACTGAGGCTGTGTTTCGGCCTCCTGAAAGATCCCGAACAGCTTCATTCTCCCTTTGTCGACATGAACAGCAAAATCCTGTCGCTGATGGAGGAAGGCAAGGCGAAAGAGGCGGGCGACGAGATGGATATCTATCTCAATCTTTCCGAGCGCACGGTACTGAAGGCGCTCGAACGCGCCGTCGAACACGCCTCTTGAGGTGCGGGCGGCAGGTTTAGAAACGTTCCTTGCCGTACCGTCCCACTTTTGCAGATCGAGGCGATTGCCAAGTTTGCTGCGCTGCGTCATCAATGCTGCCATGACGCTTCGCGACCTCACCATTCTTGTCATTGACGAAAACGCGATCCGCGCCTCCATCATCGAGGAGGGGCTACGCGAAGCTGGATATCAGCGCGTCACCGTCATCCATGAGGTGAACGGGGTCGCTCGCACCATCGAGACGCTGCAGCCCGATGTCATCTTCATTGATCTTGAAAATCCCAACCGTGATATGATGGAGCATCTTTTCCAGCTGACCCGCACGGTAAGCCGCCCCATCGCCATGTTTGTCGATCGTTCCGATACGGCCTCCATCGAGGCGGCGGTCGAGGCCGGGGTGTC
This sequence is a window from Agrobacterium tumefaciens. Protein-coding genes within it:
- a CDS encoding GntR family transcriptional regulator, which encodes MTETIEGLPLADRLAKGIRTLLISGELAPGQRLSEAAFSERFDVSRNSLREAFRLLTKDGLLRHEANRGVFVAVPTMSSVIDIYRVRRMVECGALRQAWHKHAAIKTMRAAVEDAKIKREAADWLGVGSANMKFHAAVVDLLDSARISDFYERIAAELRLCFGLLKDPEQLHSPFVDMNSKILSLMEEGKAKEAGDEMDIYLNLSERTVLKALERAVEHAS
- a CDS encoding ANTAR domain-containing response regulator, with product MTLRDLTILVIDENAIRASIIEEGLREAGYQRVTVIHEVNGVARTIETLQPDVIFIDLENPNRDMMEHLFQLTRTVSRPIAMFVDRSDTASIEAAVEAGVSAYVVDGLKKERVKPILDMAVSRFNAFSRLQRELADAKSALEERKVVERAKGILMKMRGLSEEQAFALLRQTAMNEKKKISEIAQSVVTAAGLLI